The Erigeron canadensis isolate Cc75 chromosome 4, C_canadensis_v1, whole genome shotgun sequence genome window below encodes:
- the LOC122598334 gene encoding LEAF RUST 10 DISEASE-RESISTANCE LOCUS RECEPTOR-LIKE PROTEIN KINASE-like 1.5, which produces MPQALVTPLVHIHILAIFLTFILTTISTSPSCPPFTTIPPPYPFSTTPFSGHPFFQIKCSPLPLLATIIINNHNFSILRYDPTTTSLTLALLQTTTTTNCNTTTSIPTQPINFSNTPFKPADSFCSRLSYLTPCHLPTSLNCSHCPWQCKITKNPLQIIHSCGSTHAQHLSKEGCQADLLGFLDSFLKFGIEVEYDVQDSYFSNCESCKAQNGVCGFSPFAPNKPFLCHKPPISSNKKSSKLHIAMMSISILFLCFFIFILTSMYISKKRKNNSLVEDPTMVYLHRHRSASLLPPVYTFEELQISTNNFDPTRKIGDGGFGSVYTGHFKDNKVFAIKYLHKQNPTSNSFSTKSFCNEILILSSLNHPNLVKLYGYCSDPRGLLLVYEFVPNGTLSDHLHLEKKRCLNWQLRVDIALQIATAIEYLHFSVVPPIVHRDITSNNIFVDKDMMVRVGDFGLSRLLDPGCVCTGPQGTPGYLDPDYYRSFRLTEKSDIYSFGVVLLELVTGMKAVDVRRDKREMALADMAVAKIQLGLLNEVIDPRLATVDGGGVAAVAELSFRCVAADKDDRPDAREVVAELRRIKGRTRGGGTSIVGPVRVSNSSNVVVPASLMD; this is translated from the coding sequence atgccaCAAGCACTAGTAACACCACTAGTCCACATTCAcattttagctatttttttaactttcatttTGACCACTATCTCAACATCACCCTCATGTCCACCCTTCACCACCATACCGCCACCCTACCCATTCTCAACCACCCCTTTTTCCGGCCACCCATTTTTCCAAATCAAATGCTCACCACTACCGCTTTTAGCCACCATTATCATCAACAATCATAACTTCTCCATCCTCCGCTATGACCCAACCACCACCTCCCTCACCCTGGCCCTCCTccaaaccaccaccaccaccaactgCAACACCACCACATCCATCCCAACCCAACCAATCAACTTCTCAAACACACCATTCAAACCAGCTGACTCGTTCTGTTCAAGACTTTCTTATTTAACCCCATGTCACTTACCCACTTCTTTAAACTGTTCACATTGTCCTTGGCAATGTAAAATTACCAAAAACCCACTTCAAATCATACACTCTTGTGGATCTACACACGCTCAACATCTTTCTAAAGAAGGTTGTCAAGCTGATCTTTTGGGCTTTCTTGATAGTTTCTTGAAATTTGGGATTGAAGTTGAATATGATGTTCAAGATTCTTACTTTTCAAATTGTGAATCTTGTAAAGCCCAAAATGGTGTTTGTGGGTTTAGCCCATTTGCCCCAAACAAACCTTTTTTATGTCACAAACCACCAATTTCTTCAAACAAAAAAAGCTCAAAGTTACATATAGCTATGatgtctatatctatactatttctatgtttttttatatttattttaacaagtatgtacatttcaaaaaaaagaaaaaacaactcTCTTGTTGAAGATCCGACGATGGTTTATCTCCACCGCCACCGCTCCGCTAGTCTACTACCACCGGTGTATACTTTCGAAGAGTTACAAATTTCAACTAATAATTTTGACCCGACCCGGAAAATAGGTGATGGTGGGTTTGGGTCGGTTTATACGGGTCATTTTAAAGACAACAAAGTTTTTGCTATCAAGTATTTGCATAAACAAAACCCCACATCAAATTCATTTTCAACAAAGTCTTTTTGTAACGAGATTTTGATTTTGTCGTCTTTAAACCACCCGAATTTGGTAAAATTGTATGGGTATTGTAGTGATCCGAGAGGGTTACTGTTAGTGTACGAGTTTGTACCTAATGGAACCCTCTCGGATCATTTACACCTCGAAAAGAAGAGGTGTTTAAATTGGCAACTTAGAGTTGATATAGCGTTACAAATCGCGACCGCTATAGAGTATTTGCATTTTTCGGTTGTACCACCTATTGTACATAGGGACATTACGTCTAATAATATATTCGTGGACAAGGATATGATGGTTCGGGTTGGGGATTTTGGGTTGTCTAGGTTATTAGACCCAGGGTGCGTGTGCACGGGCCCACAAGGTACCCCTGGGTATCTGGACCCAGATTATTATCGCTCTTTTCGTTTAACTGAAAAGAGCGATATTTATAGTTTTGGAGTTGTTTTATTAGAGTTAGTGACTGGGATGAAGGCGGTAGATGTGAGGAGGGATAAAAGGGAAATGGCCTTAGCTGATATGGCGGTCGCTAAGATACAGCTAGGGTTGTTGAATGAAGTGATTGATCCGCGGCTCGCCACGGTTGACGGTGGTGGTGTGGCGGCCGTGGCTGAACTTTCATTTAGGTGTGTTGCCGCGGATAAGGATGATAGGCCGGATGCTAGGGAAGTTGTGGCAGAGTTAAGGCGGATTAAAGGGCGTACACGTGGTGGTGGTACGTCGATAGTGGGTCCAGTTCGAGTGTCTAATTCGAGTAATGTTGTGGTTCCGGCCAGTTTGATGGATTGA
- the LOC122595808 gene encoding uncharacterized protein LOC122595808 isoform X2, whose protein sequence is MGACLSFPGTCLRNSSTKKFRNRKKAPKRRRSLLLLSDQPKVEPSGTSDELWFDSAAVLESDCSDDDFQSVLDDVLSTNGSESTSRPSVELRRSSVHPEDVDLLTKIDGSSNEMKLVLDEKSSSSDDNTVREDGLLDCGGLIPSNCLPFLANTVPSVEKRSSLSSNSLTTRKTFVQRLSFKLKDGNPSSTIFSSKSHLERPLAGSQVPFCPADKKVLNSWSYVEPEIFRIRGKNYLRDKKKEHASNTAAYNPFGVDVFLSRRKIDHIARFVELPAVDPSSGELPSILVVNIQIPLYPTAFFQGEINGEGMSFVLYFKLSDSYSKELSLQFQDNMRRILDDEIEKVKGFPLDTLVPFRERLKILGRVVNVDDLQLNATERKIMNAYNEKPVLSRPQHEFYQGDNYLEIDLDMHRFSYISRKGFEAFQERLKNCILDFGLTIQGNKQEELPEQILCCVRLNGIDYMNYQMLKLTQDPL, encoded by the exons GGACCTCTGATGAGTTGTGGTTTGATTCTGCTGCAGTACTTGAATCTGATTGCAGCGATGATGATTTCCAAAGCGTTCTTGATG ACGTGTTGTCAACAAATGGTTCTGAAAGTACCTCTAGGCCTAGCGTTGAGTTGCGCAGAAGTTCAGTGCATCCAGAAGACGTTGACCTGCTGACAAAAATTGATGGATCTTCTAATGAAATGAAGCTTGTCCTTGATGAAAAATCGTCTTCCAGTGATGACAATACTGTAAGGGAGGATGGTTTGTTAGACTGTGGTGGACTAATTCCTAGCAATTGTTTGCCTTTTCTTGCTAATACAGTTCCATCAGTTGAGAAAAGAAGCTCACTAAGTTCTAACTCTCTAACTACAAGAAAAACATTTGTGCAAAGACTTTCGTTCAAGTTGAAGGACGGGAACCCCAGCTCCACTATAT TTTCTTCAAAGAGTCATCTAGAAAGACCGCTGGCTGGTTCACAAGTACCTTTCTGCCCAGCTGACAAAAAAGTTCTCAATTCATGGTCATATGTTGAACCAGAAATTTTCAGAATACGAGGGAAGAATTATCTTAG GGATAAAAAGAAGGAGCATGCATCTAACACTGCAGCATATAATCCATTTGGTGTAGATGTCTTTTTGTCTCGGAGAAAAATTGATCACATTGCTCGGTTTGTAGAACTCCCCGCTGTTGATCCTTCTTCGGGAGAACTCCCATCAATTCTTGTAGTAAATATCCAG ATTCCATTATATCCTACTGCCTTTTTCCAAGGCGAAATTAATGGTGAAGGAATGAGTTTTgttttatacttcaagctttctGATAGTTACTCTAAGGAACTTTCGCTCCAATTTCAAGACAACATGAGG CGGATTCTTGATGACGAAATAGAAAAAGTCAAAGGTTTCCCACTAGATACACTAGTACCATTTCGAGAAAGGTTGAAGATATTGGGTCGTGTAGTAAATGTAGATGACCTTCAGTTAAATGCAACAGAGAGGAAAATTATGAATgcttacaacgaaaaacccgtGCTCTCACGCCCACAACATGAGTTCTACCAA GGCGACAACTACCTTGAGATTGACTTAGATATGCACAGATTTAGTTACATTTCAAGAAAAGGATTTGAAGCATTTCAAGAGAGACTAAAGAACTGCATCTTGGATTTTGGCCTCACAATTCAA ggAAACAAGCAAGAGGAGTTGCCAGAGCAGATCTTATGTTGTGTAAGGTTAAATGGTATTGATTACATGAATTATCAAATGTTAAAGCTAACCCAAGATCCCCTATGA
- the LOC122595808 gene encoding uncharacterized protein LOC122595808 isoform X1: protein MGACLSFPGTCLRNSSTKKFRNRKKAPKRRRSLLLLSDQPKVEPSAGTSDELWFDSAAVLESDCSDDDFQSVLDDVLSTNGSESTSRPSVELRRSSVHPEDVDLLTKIDGSSNEMKLVLDEKSSSSDDNTVREDGLLDCGGLIPSNCLPFLANTVPSVEKRSSLSSNSLTTRKTFVQRLSFKLKDGNPSSTIFSSKSHLERPLAGSQVPFCPADKKVLNSWSYVEPEIFRIRGKNYLRDKKKEHASNTAAYNPFGVDVFLSRRKIDHIARFVELPAVDPSSGELPSILVVNIQIPLYPTAFFQGEINGEGMSFVLYFKLSDSYSKELSLQFQDNMRRILDDEIEKVKGFPLDTLVPFRERLKILGRVVNVDDLQLNATERKIMNAYNEKPVLSRPQHEFYQGDNYLEIDLDMHRFSYISRKGFEAFQERLKNCILDFGLTIQGNKQEELPEQILCCVRLNGIDYMNYQMLKLTQDPL, encoded by the exons CAGGGACCTCTGATGAGTTGTGGTTTGATTCTGCTGCAGTACTTGAATCTGATTGCAGCGATGATGATTTCCAAAGCGTTCTTGATG ACGTGTTGTCAACAAATGGTTCTGAAAGTACCTCTAGGCCTAGCGTTGAGTTGCGCAGAAGTTCAGTGCATCCAGAAGACGTTGACCTGCTGACAAAAATTGATGGATCTTCTAATGAAATGAAGCTTGTCCTTGATGAAAAATCGTCTTCCAGTGATGACAATACTGTAAGGGAGGATGGTTTGTTAGACTGTGGTGGACTAATTCCTAGCAATTGTTTGCCTTTTCTTGCTAATACAGTTCCATCAGTTGAGAAAAGAAGCTCACTAAGTTCTAACTCTCTAACTACAAGAAAAACATTTGTGCAAAGACTTTCGTTCAAGTTGAAGGACGGGAACCCCAGCTCCACTATAT TTTCTTCAAAGAGTCATCTAGAAAGACCGCTGGCTGGTTCACAAGTACCTTTCTGCCCAGCTGACAAAAAAGTTCTCAATTCATGGTCATATGTTGAACCAGAAATTTTCAGAATACGAGGGAAGAATTATCTTAG GGATAAAAAGAAGGAGCATGCATCTAACACTGCAGCATATAATCCATTTGGTGTAGATGTCTTTTTGTCTCGGAGAAAAATTGATCACATTGCTCGGTTTGTAGAACTCCCCGCTGTTGATCCTTCTTCGGGAGAACTCCCATCAATTCTTGTAGTAAATATCCAG ATTCCATTATATCCTACTGCCTTTTTCCAAGGCGAAATTAATGGTGAAGGAATGAGTTTTgttttatacttcaagctttctGATAGTTACTCTAAGGAACTTTCGCTCCAATTTCAAGACAACATGAGG CGGATTCTTGATGACGAAATAGAAAAAGTCAAAGGTTTCCCACTAGATACACTAGTACCATTTCGAGAAAGGTTGAAGATATTGGGTCGTGTAGTAAATGTAGATGACCTTCAGTTAAATGCAACAGAGAGGAAAATTATGAATgcttacaacgaaaaacccgtGCTCTCACGCCCACAACATGAGTTCTACCAA GGCGACAACTACCTTGAGATTGACTTAGATATGCACAGATTTAGTTACATTTCAAGAAAAGGATTTGAAGCATTTCAAGAGAGACTAAAGAACTGCATCTTGGATTTTGGCCTCACAATTCAA ggAAACAAGCAAGAGGAGTTGCCAGAGCAGATCTTATGTTGTGTAAGGTTAAATGGTATTGATTACATGAATTATCAAATGTTAAAGCTAACCCAAGATCCCCTATGA